One genomic region from Amycolatopsis sp. FBCC-B4732 encodes:
- the dtd gene encoding D-aminoacyl-tRNA deacylase yields MRAVAARVTRADVTVEGEVVGAIDEPGLLVLLGIHVDDDAAKAVTMARKLHELRVLRDEESCATANAPLLVVSQFTLYGDTKKGRRPSWTRAARPEVAEPLVDAVVAELRGRGATVATGRFGAMMAVSSVNDGPYTVLVEV; encoded by the coding sequence GTGAGGGCCGTCGCGGCCCGCGTCACCCGGGCCGACGTCACCGTCGAGGGCGAGGTCGTCGGCGCGATCGACGAGCCGGGTTTGCTGGTGCTGCTGGGAATCCACGTCGACGACGACGCGGCGAAGGCCGTGACCATGGCGCGGAAATTGCACGAGCTGCGCGTACTCCGTGACGAGGAATCATGCGCCACCGCGAATGCGCCACTGCTCGTGGTGAGCCAGTTCACGCTCTACGGCGACACGAAGAAAGGGCGGCGGCCGTCGTGGACGCGGGCCGCCCGCCCGGAGGTCGCCGAACCGTTGGTGGACGCCGTCGTGGCCGAGCTGCGCGGCCGCGGCGCCACGGTGGCCACCGGGCGGTTCGGGGCGATGATGGCGGTCTCGAGCGTCAATGACGGGCCGTACACGGTTCTCGTAGAGGTCTAG